ATTCTATCAGATATTATTCGGGGCAAACGCGATCTCGGTGCTTTTGAACGGTATTTTAGACACAAGTGCTCACAGGGATTTGATCCCAGCATCCATTTGTCGCGTATCGGTGTGGTGAATCAGACGACGATGTTGGCTACTGAAACGCATAAAATAGCTGAGATCATTCGGCAGGCACTCACAGATCGGTATGGAGCGGAGAATATCGAAGATCATTTTGCGGATACATCAGATACGCTTTGTTATGCCACCAACGAAAATCAGAATGCGACATACACGCTTATCGAGCAGGGGGCAGACATCGCTCTGGTTGTAGGGGGCTACAATTCTTCGAATACATCGCATATTGTAGAATTGTGCGAGGAAGCCATGCCAACATTTTTTGTGAAGGATGCCGGGGAGTTGATTTCAGAACGCGAAATTCGGCACTATTGTCTCAGGTCGCATGGGGTGGAGATTGCCGAGAATTGGTTGCCCGATAAAAGACCTGTGGATGTCGCACTGACATGTGGTGCTTCGTGTCCCGATGCCGTGGTGGATGGTGTGCTGTTGCGCGTGTTGTCTTTTTTTCCCGATGCGCGGGATGTAAATGATGCGCTGGCGTTGTACAGGGCGATGGAGTCTGTGTAATGTGGCGTGAGAGGCGTTTACTCCTCTCCTAAGACTTCGAGAAGCCTGCGAACTTTTTCCAGTGATTCCTTTGTTTGCAAGCGCAGTAGGGCAGAAAGCACAGCTTTTCCGTCTTCAGAAGACAGTAAAATGTTCAGTTCTCTGAGTTGTTCTGTTGTGAGTGTATTAATCCGATCGCTCACAATACTGCTCAACTCGGGATCGCGCTCTCGCGGGTAAACGATAGTTGTTTCGGGATTCGCACCCAAAAGGACCTCTGGCGAAACGCCCAGGGCAGTAGCAATAGCGACCAGAGTATCGGTTCGGGGCACTTTTGTCTCTGCTTCAATGCGAGATACTG
This window of the Gemmatimonadota bacterium genome carries:
- a CDS encoding 4-hydroxy-3-methylbut-2-enyl diphosphate reductase, with product MARKFEIPEFYKSPIISQVKRARQLSDPKKRDLQPSVLDFGPVRFFLARHFGFCFGVENAIEIAYKTLEAHSDRRVFFLSEMIHNPNVNADLQDRGVQFMFTPSGEQLIPWDELVPEDIVVVPAFGTTVGTQEELARRGIDPYQYNTTCPFVERVWKRSAQLGDGDYTVIIHGKTIHEETRATFSHAVQNAEVVAVLNLKEARILSDIIRGKRDLGAFERYFRHKCSQGFDPSIHLSRIGVVNQTTMLATETHKIAEIIRQALTDRYGAENIEDHFADTSDTLCYATNENQNATYTLIEQGADIALVVGGYNSSNTSHIVELCEEAMPTFFVKDAGELISEREIRHYCLRSHGVEIAENWLPDKRPVDVALTCGASCPDAVVDGVLLRVLSFFPDARDVNDALALYRAMESV
- a CDS encoding helix-turn-helix domain-containing protein: YMPMNINKPIKFPYFSFMIVTGRKIRELRHAKNWSQLDLANAANIDQATVSRIEAETKVPRTDTLVAIATALGVSPEVLLGANPETTIVYPRERDPELSSIVSDRINTLTTEQLRELNILLSSEDGKAVLSALLRLQTKESLEKVRRLLEVLGEE